In a genomic window of Plectropomus leopardus isolate mb chromosome 6, YSFRI_Pleo_2.0, whole genome shotgun sequence:
- the tent2 gene encoding poly(A) RNA polymerase GLD2 gives MFPRSAAPRGHSAYRHGPYPPPPAPRCYDYNHRSLPGVDSFYAPGPERLPPYEWTPRPLSPVPRLVPPPPPHIQTMTNGRKRQIDEYTPHVVKRQRLNSPVHTSIGSPLPRAPAPRHHDQNRAGSSRSVFGFDSHFLSPPAHVPPQVTSVPESSNSLQAYAKDKLSEQMVELYEACQQQTPDLVRKETIRTRLQNDIRSVYSDARLYLTGSSMNGLGCRSSDADLCLVLEANKRTDVLHALSVLQRLFKSLTYVEKTQLIRAKVPILRFRERGSDLEFDLNINNTVGIRNTFLLRSYAYADLRVRPMILVIKKWARHHRINDASKGTLSSYTLVLMVLHYLQTLKEPVLPNLQRDYPECFYPHLDIDMVPEGPKHIPPYNSKNQSSLGELLLGFLKYYATDFRWDRQVISIREAKVLPKANSQAWRNKFICVEEPFEKNNVARAVHEKTKFDTIKAEFAEACRMLRYRKDLNSILPVRDIIDKELYRR, from the exons ATGTTTCCCCGCAGCGCTGCGCCGAGGGGGCACTCAGCTTACCGTCATGGCCCGTACCCGCCACCTCCTGCACCCCGGTGCTACGATTACAACCACCGAAGCCTGCCTGGGGTCGACAG CTTTTATGCTCCTGGACCGGAGAGATTGCCTCCATATGAATGGACACCCAGACCTCTTTCTCCAGTCCCTCGCCtagtccctcctcctcctcctcacatacAAACTATGACCAACGGGCGCAA GAGGCAGATTGATGAATACACCCCCCACGTTGTGAAGCGCCAACGCCTTAACTCCCCAGTCCACACATCAATAGGCTCCCCTTTACCTCGTGCTCCTGCCCCTCGTCATCATGACCAAAACAGGGCAGGGTCGTCAAGATCAGTCTTTGGTTTTGACAGCCATTTTCTCAGCCCACCTGCCCATGTCCCCCCTCAGGTGACTTCTGTCCCAGAAAGCTCTAACAGCCTGCAGGCTTACGCTAAAGACAAG TTAAGTGAACAGATGGTGGAGCTTTATGAGGCGTGCCAGCAGCAAACTCCCGATTTGGTCCGTAAAGAGACGATCCGGACTCGGCTGCAGAACGACATACGCAGTGTCTATTCAG ATGCACGACTTTACTTGACTGGATCTTCAATGAATGGATTGGGCTGCCGGAGCAGTGACGCTGATCTGTGTCTGGTCCTCGAGGCAAAT aAAAGAACTGATGTTCTTCATGCACTCTCTGTCCTCCAAAGGCTGTTCAAGTCTCTAA CGTATGTGGAGAAGACTCAGCTGATCAGAGCCAAAGTGCCGATCCTCAGGTTCAGAGAGAGGGGCAG TGATCTGGAGTTTGATCTGAATATCAACAACACGGTGGGCATCAGAAACACATTCCTTTTGAGGAGTTATGCCTATG CCGATCTCAGGGTAAGACCCATGATCCTTGTCATCAAGAAATGGGCACGGCACCATCGAATCAATGATGCAAGCAAAGGAACGTTAAGCAGCTACACACTCGTGCTGATGGTGCTGCACTACCTCCAGA ctCTGAAGGAACCTGTCCTTCCCAATCTACAGAGGGACTACCCA GAGTGTTTTTATCCACACTTGGACATTGATATGGTTCCAGAGGGACCCAAACACATCCCACCCTACAACTCAAAAAACCAATCATCTCTGGGAGAGCTTCTTTTGGGCTTTCTCAAATACTATGCCACGGACTTCAG GTGGGATAGGCAGGTGATCTCTATACGAGAGGCCAAAGTTTTGCCCAAAGCCAACTCTCAAGCATGGAGAAACAAATTCATATGTGTGGAAG AGCCATTTGAGAAAAATAACGTGGCCAGAGCAGTCCACGAGAAGACCAAGTTTGACACCATTAAAGCAGAGTTCGCTGAG GCGTGTCGGATGCTACGATACAGGAAGGACCTAAACTCGATCCTCCCAGTCAGAGACATCATTGACAAGGAGTTATACAGGAGATAA
- the cmya5 gene encoding cardiomyopathy-associated protein 5, with translation MEECESLDSEMTELQEFQSDASEAVSQDDEDEVEELQNSLREVVQDQSVKPKFQCLMVDPAFSMVTVQSEDSGIVWETASSRCSTPWASETSSISEGYSMEGSGAAGKITIVFDEDKIVRRRTRSGGRSSRLGDRLSRPGSSRSASALGVERLEMAEVSLPNVKQEKTQTEPDLEEIKNKDQQLFSLISEGYEILNIRVPSKLPTVDEEESTELQDNLSYLDQTPKIKSRNHHDWMLQQDHVKPEEGETLDQEEPSKQDSSQPPVDTELSQTPNQKESTGDIDYFEKFTLVDVAAPGEQSPELQEEAKQPEAKPQVEEQKLAKEIATDSPSASEESFVFVTDVEIVGEHLDEVFYGEGAPADALQRKEDDEGRMRMRRESQRSVKENGSVLFGSEETILTPIYISSGPPKIIDPILLEEPTAMSFMYSDLYEDAVGERGKSIGEQSETESMASEKAYKRRLSDSEEADGYLEKFILKDETPSVEVQPAEDEREGRMIWSQSKFEMTGCLTRAVQEEDKDKTEEPKTQEVSVGHGSEDLQSAKFEKKREATKTEKEKEKQQPSVVTEASKESIQESKPKEDQMEGQEVKHEVKTEPPESSADEPLPMTYQMDSKLEKTEKSEEHQRGVPEETASIIESDQPCEAQTAVEKTARVVANAAEEKAVITPVSREEPHITTEISLSKEEAIDTKVAAADERLEIEATAEVKEPETERQELLPSAEIETSAETSMHEAKEAADVVPEDVSPVEVITDCDAAVHAVVEVTEKAVDEKEIQTQVQIDLQEVTGAEMTDVQIALGGEEHEALTEAVESQSPDLVTDLESEVKAEILGEAAKPVMPEKVEIDSDKKKHEILGSEQRQKEESVTDSELIAEDKTPPEDTGTVAKEMVDVGDELILLVPKGQAVEMDIEISQSTEETTSDTVALSESDTTCEPLTAPEATTTCPETLQTPCEETMTELQLAVKPEVVLKEEALPRNELDQRCFPPAPVEEAETLPRNDLIDSYSPPAPVEETLPKNDLDDRCSLPAPVEETLPKNNLDDSYSPAVSVEETLPRGDLDDRCSPPAHVEQADTEVQKMELDFEEYEGVFSSLRSFTPMEDLSGLHRQDTKPEAADVEQTVEMHKVEEAPETIIAKEDVRPEVDQLKDDAEENIEMQKVEQAPETIIVKEDSGLEIDLHREDVIQKMEQDEAVEEAPEVTVEELEYEVISKQDAKEMPKPETQRDAEEAKPVAGQERDERMEMEMEMEVEMKEKEEEVFDLSPDEELIEADYDIIDAEEESQARLAAELQGMDWFCLTCECLLSEDDCVSGEHQSHDVTAVDKAYEEIKEKLGDWISELQGRSENIEDLVSELELAYNSVEDQCVESEAAMQVQNEEMMALVMEQYNNMSVSMEEEKKAKLEQLYDQIVSFQESIDSAKATLETTAREADTDARSPEDIQARLKAALDSAMSLELGPKGLLVFEDYAKGNTSSSHLAQRKGIPVPQKPTLQLQEAGSATSTSVTAYWKVNTGDIIDCFQVYCMEDPQGAVSEEYRVTVKESYCVLEELEPDKTYKVWVMAVNYTGCSLPSERLCFRTAPSVPAIDTERCTVLWDSATLRWSSVNQSAELSYTLEYCRQYELEGEGLKSISGIKGCEQRVLLQPSENYLFYIKAVNESGASEQSEAALISTKGTRFHLQKASAHPALELSVDRTTLHYSQDAHENTLSSDKQCPSILGDLLPAHGHYYWETAVSRSTAYRLGVACSTANRNRPLGENSLSWCLQCVPSPSGCRYQLLHNDVQSSVFVVEMPERVGTLLDYQLGRLSFYNAQSGQLLGSFCQRFTQPCHPALALEMPGSLELSMVLEVPEFTKDS, from the exons ATGGAGGAGTGTGAGAGTCTTGACTCGGAGatgacagagctgcaggagtTTCAGAGCGATGCTTCGGAGGCCGTCAGCCAGGACGATGAAGACGAGGTGGAGGAACTGCAGAACAG TCTGCGAGAGGTTGTCCAGGACCAGTCTGTGAAGCCCAAATTCCAGTGCCTGATGGTGGATCCGGCATTCTCTATGGTAACTGTTCAGAGCGAGGACAGTGGTATTGTTTGGGAGACGGCCTCTAGCCGTTGTTCTACCCCATGGGCCTCTGAGACCAGCTCTATCTCTGAAGGCTACAGTATGGAGGGCTCTGGAGCCGCAGGAAAGATCACCATAGTCTTTGACGAGGACAAAATAGTCCGCAGGAGGACGAGGTCTGGAGGAAGAAGCAGCAGGCTGGGGGACAGGCTGAGCCGACCTGGCAGTTCGAGATCGGCCTCAGCCCTGGGAGTGGAGAGACTGGAGATGGCAGAGGTCTCTCTGCCCAATGTCAAACAGGAGAAAACCCAAACAGAGCCGGACTTGGAAGAAATCAAGAACAAAGATCAACAGCTGTTTAGTTTGATTTCAGAGGGTTATGAGATTCTCAACATCAGAGTCCCTTCCAAACTTCCCACTGTAGATGAGGAAGAGAGCACAGAGCTGCAGGACAATTTGTCTTATTTGGACCAGACTCCAAAGATCAAGTCCCGAAACCACCATGACTGGATGCTGCAACAGGATCATGTCAAACCAGAAGAGGGGGAAACACTGGATCAAGAAGAG ccCTCAAAACAAGACTCTTCTCAGCCCCCAGTGGACACAGAGCTCAGTCAGACACCCAATCAGAAAGAGAGCACCGGTGACATAGACTACTTTGAGAAGTTTACCCTGGTTGATGTGGCGGCTCCTGGGGAACAGTCTcctgagctgcaggaggaggcaAAACAGCCTGAAGCAAAGCCCCAAGTAGAGGAGCAAAAGCTGGCTAAGGAGATAGCCACAGACAGCCCATCTGCATCAGAGGAATCCTTTGTCTTTGTTACAGATGTAGAGATTGTCGGGGAACACCTGGATGAGGTCTTTTACGGAGAAGGAGCTCCTGCTGATGCACTACAGCGGAAAGAAGACGACGAGGGTAGGATGAGAATGAGACGAGAAAGCCAGAGATCCGTAAAGGAGAATGGTTCAGTGTTGTTTGGAAGTGAAGAGACCATCCTCACACCCATCTATATCTCCTCTGGACCTCCCAAGATCATCGACCCCATCTTGCTGGAGGAGCCCACCGCCATGTCTTTCATGTACTCAGACCTTTATGAGGACGCTGTGGGCGAGAGAGGGAAGAGCATTGGGGAGCAATCGGAGACTGAGAGCATGGCATCTGAGAAGGCTTACAAGAGACGTTTGTCAGATTCAGAGGAGGCAGACGGGTACCTggagaagtttattttgaaggacGAAACTCCCTCAGTGGAGGTTCAACCAGCTGAGgatgagagggaggggaggatgaTTTGGTCGCAAAGTAAGTTTGAAATGACAGGATGTCTTACAAGGGCAGTCCAAGAAGAAGACAAGGACAAGACAGAGGAACCGAAGACACAGGAGGTCAGTGTTGGGCATGGCAGTGAGGATTTACAATCagcaaaatttgaaaagaaaagagaagctacaaagacagaaaaggagaaggagaaacagCAACCCTCAGTGGTGACTGAAGCCTCGAAAGAATCAATTCAGGAGTCTAAACCAAAAGAGGATCAGATGGAGGGTCAGGAGGTGAAACATGAGGTAAAGACGGAGCCTCCTGAGAGCAGCGCTGATGAACCACTTCCTATGACTTATCAGATGGACAGTAAAttggaaaaaacagagaagagtGAGGAGCATCAGAGGGGAGTGCCAGAAGAAACAGCTAGCATTATTGAATCTGATCAGCCATGTGAGGCACAAACAGCGGTAGAAAAAACAGCTCGGGTGGTTGCAAATGCTGCAGAGGAGAAAGCTGTGATCACACCTGTAAGCCGTGAGGAGCCTCACATCACCACTGAGATAAGTTTGTCTAAGGAGGAAGCTATTGACACTAAGGTGGCGGCTGCTGATGAGAGACTAGAAATTGAGGCCACAGCTGAAGTGAAAGAACCTGAGACTGAACGACAAGAATTGCTCCCCTCTGCTGAAATTGAGACATCTGCTGAAACATCTATGCATGAGGCAAAGGAAGCAGCAGACGTTGTTCCTGAGGATGTGTCGCCTGTTGAGGTCATCACTGATTGCGATGCTGCAGTGCACGCAGTGGTGGAGGTGACTGAAAAAGCAGTGGATGAAAAAGAGATCCAAACTCAAGTTCAGATTGATCTTCAGGAGGTGACAGGTGCTGAGATGACAGATGTTCAAATAGCTTTAGGAGGGGAGGAACATGAAGCTCTGACAGAGGCAGTTGAGAGCCAGTCGCCTGATCTTGTTACTGATCTGGAGTCAGAGGTTAAAGCAGAGATTTTAGGGGAAGCAGCCAAACCTGTGATGCCAGAAAAGGTGGAGATAGATTCagataagaaaaaacatgaaattcttGGATCTGAGCAGCGTCAAAAAGAGGAGTCAGTAACTGACAGTGAGCTGATAGCTGAAGACAAAACACCACCAGAGGACACTGGGACTGTTGCTAAGGAGATGGTGGATGTAGGTGACGAGTTAATCCTCCTTGTCCCTAAAGGACAAGCTGTAGAGATGGACATAGAGATCAGTCAGTCCACAGAGGAGACTACAAGTGATACAGTAGCTCTCTCTGAATCTGACACTACCTGTGAACCTCTCACAGCACCAGAGGCCACCACAACATGCCCCGAGACTCTTCAGACACCATGTGAGGAAACAATGACAGAGCTTCAACTAGCAGTTAAACCAGAAGTTGTTCTAAAGGAAGAAGCACTACCCAGAAATGAATTAGACCAAAGGTGCTTTCCACCAGCACCTGTGGAGGAGGCCGAAACACTACCCAGAAATGACTTAATTGATAGTTACTCTCCGCCAGCACCTGTGGAAGAAACATTACCCAAAAATGACTTAGACGATAGGTGCTCTCTGCCAGCACCCGTGGAAGAAACACTACCCAAAAATAACCTAGATGATAGTTATTCTCCTGCAGTATCTGTGGAAGAAACACTACCTAGAGGTGACTTAGACGATAGGTGCTCTCCACCAGCACATGTGGAGCAGGCCGACACAGAGGTGCAGAAGATGGAGTTGGACTTTGAAGAATACGAGGGTGTCTTTTCTTCTCTGAGGAGCTTTACTCCGATGGAGGATTTGTCTGGGCTACACAGACAGGATACCAAACCAGAGGCAGCAGATGTAGAGCAAACAGTAGAGATGCACAAGGTAGAAGAGGCACCTGAGACAATCATTGCTAAAGAGGATGTTAGGCCAGAGGTTGATCAGCTCAAAGACGATGCAGAAGAAAATATAGAGATGCAAAAGGTAGAACAAGCTCCAGAGACGATCATTGTTAAAGAGGACTCTGGTTTAGAGATTGATCTGCACAGGGAGGATGTAATACAAAAAATGGAGCAAGACGAAGCAGTTGAGGAAGCTCCAGAGGTGACTGTGGAGGAGCTTGAATATGAGGTCATATCTAAACAGGATGCAAAAGAGATGCCGaaacctgaaacacaaagagatgcagaggaaGCAAAACCTGTGGCTGGTCAGGAGAGAGACGAGaggatggagatggagatggagatggaggtggagatgaaggagaaggaggaggaagtcTTTGATCTGTCACCAGATGAGGAGCTCATTGAGGCCGACTATGACATCATcgatgcagaggaggagagtcAGGCCCGACTGGCTGCTGAGCTGCAGGGGATGGACTGGTTCTGTCTCACCTGTGAATGTCTGCTGTCAGAGGACGACTGTGTGTCTGGAGAGCATCAGAGCCACGATGTCACTGCTGTGGACAAAGCCTATGAGGAAATCAAG gagaAGCTGGGTGACTGGATCTCAGAGCTTCAGGGGCGGTCAGAGAACATCGAGGATCTGGTGTCTGAGCTTGAACTGGCCTACAACTCCGTAgag GACCAGTGTGTGGAGAGCGAGGCGGCGATGCAGGTGCAGAACGAGGAGATGATGGCTCTGGTGATGGAGCAGTACAACAACATGTCTGTCagcatggaggaggagaagaaggccAAGCTGGAGCAGCTTTATGACCAGATTGTCTCCTTCCAGGAGAGCATCGACTCTGCCAAGGCCACTCTGGAGACAACAGCCAGAGAGGCCGACACTGACGCACGG TCACCTGAAGACATTCAAGCAAG GCTCAAGGCAGCTCTGGACTCAGCCATGTCACTTGAGCTGGGTCCCAAAGGACTGCTGGTGTTCGAGGACTACGCCAAGGGCAACACTTCCAGCTCTCACCTCGCACAGCGCAAGGGAATCCCTG TGCCTCAGAAGCCCACGCTGCAGCTTCAGGAGGCGGGCTCCGCCACCAGCACCAGTGTCACGGCTTACTGGAAGGTCAACACTGGGGATATCATAGACTGCTTCCAGGTCTACTGCATGGAGGATCCACAAGGAG CTGTGTCAGAGGAGTACCGTGTGACAGTGAAGGAGAGTTACTGTgtcctggaggagctggagccAGACAAGACCTACAAGGTTTGGGTGATGGCTGTCAACTACACAGGCTGCTCTCTGCCCAGCGAGAGGCTCTGCTTCAGAACCG CTCCATCAGTGCCTGCGATTGACACAGAGCGCTGTACTGTCCTGTGGGATTCAGCCACACTGCGGTGGAGTTCAGTGAATCAGAGTGCAGAGCTGAGTTACACACTGGAGTACTGCCGCCAGTATGAACTGGAGGGAGAAGGGCTCAA GTCCATCTCAGGTATCAAAGGCTGTGAACAGAGGGTCCTCCTGCAGCCCAGTGAGAATTATCTGTTTTACATCAAAGCTGTGAATGAGTCCGGAGCCAGCGAGCAGAGCGAAGCCGCTCTCATCTCCaccaaag GGACGAGGTTCCACCTGCAAAAAGCTTCAGCTCACCCCGCCCTGGAGCTGTCAGTGGACCGGACCACTCTGCATTACTCTCAGGatgcacatgaaaacacactttcttCAGACAAACA GTGTCCGTCCATCCTGGGTGACTTGTTGCCGGCTCATGGACATTACTACTGGGAGACCGCTGTGTCAAGAAGCACAGCTTACAGGCTTGGAGTGGCGTGCAGCACAGCCAATAGAAACAGGCCACTGGGAGAAAACAGCCTGTCATGGTGTTTACAGTGTGTCCCGTCACCATCGGG CTGCAGGTATCAGCTGCTCCACAATGATGTTCAGtccagtgtgtttgtggttgAGATGCCCGAGCGTGTGGGTACTCTCCTGGATTACCAGCTCGGTCGTCTCTCTTTCTATAATGCCCAGAGTGGTCAGTTGTTAGGCTCTTTCTGCCAGCGCTTCACTCAGCCGTGCCACCCGGCTCTGGCGCTGGAGATGCCGGGCAGCCTGGAGCTCAGCATGGTGCTGGAGGTGCCTGAGTTCACCAAGGACAGCTAG
- the mtx3 gene encoding metaxin-3 has product MAAAMELRCWGGDWGLPSVHTESLIVLAYAKFSGAKVTVSPIDWTWKTLTATVPELLCGDSAVQEPTQILNFLRKQRFNADYELTARQGADTMAYIALLEEKLRPALLHTFWVDAENYANLTRPWFASRSPFPLNFLVPNRHASVALSRILLTKGEAPLHRITEVEGKIYSDAKECLNLLSYRLGTANYFFGNMPTSLDAFVFGFLAPIYKAGLPSSPLQSHLRQLDNLTSFCDTILAVYFSSDHSCPPPPVQETMDANLQKLTQLVNKESNLIEKMDDNLRSSPQHKPHRPDPKPSLASEKNSTPA; this is encoded by the exons GCATACGCCAAGTTTTCTGGTGCAAAAGTTACAGTTTCTCCTATAGACTGGACATGGAAAACTCTAACAG CAACAGTCCCAGAGCTGCTGTGTGGAGACTCTGCAGTTCAAGAACCGACACAGATTCTCAACTTCCTGAGGAAACAG AGGTTTAATGCAGACTATGAACTGACAGCAAGACAAGGAGCAGACACCATGGCATACATCGCTCTGCTTGAAGAAAAACTGCGACCAGCTCTG TTGCACACTTTCTGGGTGGATGCAGAAAACTATGCCAATCTGACACGGCCGTGGTTTGCTTCACGCTCGCCATTCCCTCTTAACTTTCTTGTCCCTAATCGCCATGCCAGCGTCGCCCTCTCCCGCATCCTTCTGACCAAAGGAGAGGCGCCGCTGCACAGAATCACTGAGGTGGAGGGAAAG ATCTACAGTGATGCGAAAGAGTGCCTGAATCTCCTCTCCTACAGACTGGGAACTGCTAACTACTTCTTTGGCAACAT gCCGACCAGTCTGGACGcctttgtgtttggttttttggcTCCAATATATAAAGCCGGGCTCCCCAGCAGCCCTCTGCAGAGCCACCTCAGACAGCTGGATAACCTCACGAGCTTCTGTGACACCATCCTCGCAGTCTACTTCAGCTCGGACCATTCCT gtcctcctcctcctgttcagGAAACAATGGACGCCAACCTGCAGAAACTAACTCAGCTtgtaaacaaagaatccaacTTGATAGAGAAG ATGGATGACAACCTTCGTAGCAGCCCTCAGCACAAACCCCACAGACCAGACCCCAAACCCAGTCTGGCCAGTGAGAAGAACTCGACTCCCGCCTGA